In Sphingobacterium zeae, one genomic interval encodes:
- a CDS encoding toxin-antitoxin system YwqK family antitoxin, whose product MIKKLIHLLLFISVCSFTNLHAQDEKPVFYEKLDRGLIRFYFDKYYYLVSKECEFKSIERVSRFDFTKQSFEGEFRDFAPNGNRILVGNYTDGKKEGLFQAYHPNGVLKWEVTFRNNFPTGDWKYYYPDGKPLLTITYSEQGYFIKDYWDNRGRQEVMDGEGNYEFSIPFEGFTEFGFDFYLRKGKVKNGKPQGNWNTYFYNVGQQPVYAMTQRFLNGVLTTTYDDNGELNNEDFLSLSILPYDYFMRAELFNSKSCSFDDYANFYAFLAKRFNDNLNKKGIEISQQVSFSYMVEVKKTGMANLRNLKLVSDSGSESFDGILSGIAKSIDFYFPTYRENKPQDDLIKVSGSITTGNDAKVYTHSIKIERQIDNSSK is encoded by the coding sequence ATGATAAAAAAACTCATCCATCTATTGTTATTCATTTCTGTGTGTAGTTTTACAAACCTTCACGCACAGGATGAGAAGCCTGTATTCTACGAAAAATTAGATCGAGGGCTGATTCGTTTTTATTTCGACAAATACTACTATCTGGTTTCGAAGGAGTGCGAATTTAAATCCATTGAGCGTGTGAGTAGATTCGACTTTACCAAACAGTCATTCGAAGGTGAATTTCGCGATTTTGCGCCCAATGGCAATAGAATACTCGTCGGAAATTACACAGACGGTAAAAAAGAGGGCTTGTTTCAAGCTTATCATCCAAACGGCGTGCTAAAATGGGAGGTAACTTTCCGAAATAATTTTCCTACTGGTGACTGGAAATATTACTATCCTGACGGAAAGCCGTTGTTAACCATCACATATAGCGAGCAAGGCTACTTTATTAAAGATTACTGGGACAATAGGGGAAGGCAAGAGGTAATGGATGGTGAAGGTAACTATGAATTTTCCATTCCCTTTGAAGGCTTTACCGAATTTGGCTTTGATTTTTACCTACGTAAAGGGAAGGTGAAAAATGGCAAGCCACAAGGAAACTGGAATACTTATTTTTATAATGTTGGCCAGCAGCCTGTGTATGCGATGACACAACGGTTTTTGAATGGTGTGCTTACGACGACATATGATGACAATGGAGAACTTAACAATGAAGATTTCTTGTCGCTAAGTATCCTACCTTATGACTATTTCATGCGGGCAGAACTGTTTAACAGCAAATCGTGCAGTTTTGATGACTATGCTAACTTTTATGCTTTCCTCGCGAAAAGATTTAACGATAATCTCAATAAAAAGGGAATTGAAATTAGCCAACAAGTAAGCTTCTCTTATATGGTGGAGGTAAAGAAAACAGGAATGGCTAATCTGAGAAACCTTAAGTTAGTTTCGGATTCTGGGAGTGAGTCTTTCGACGGAATCTTAAGCGGCATTGCAAAAAGCATTGATTTCTATTTCCCTACATATAGAGAGAATAAGCCACAGGATGACCTCATTAAAGTATCTGGTAGTATTACAACGGGGAATGATGCAAAAGTATACACCCATTCAATTAAAATTGAAAGACAAATAGACAATTCGAGTAAATAA
- the rsgA gene encoding ribosome small subunit-dependent GTPase A translates to MRGLVTKSTGSWYQVLGEDNRRYDCRIKGKFRTKGIKTTNPVAVGDWVHFEVEPDQESAVIHELEPRRNYIIRKSVNLSKQTQIIGANLDQAFLVVTLASPPTSLGFIDRFLVTTEAYGIPAVIIFNKLDLFSDEGLEVLADYKAIYTSIGYPCFEVSALTRTNIDVVKELLKDKITLVSGHSGVGKSTLINAIVPAYGLKTGEISDWSDKGKHTTTFAEMFDLPFGGKLIDTPGIRELGIVDIEKQELSHFFPEMRALMNQCRFNNCRHINEPGCVIMEAVEEGRIESSRYDSYLSMYHNEDSRA, encoded by the coding sequence ATGAGAGGATTGGTAACTAAATCGACCGGTAGTTGGTATCAGGTTTTGGGCGAAGATAATCGAAGATACGATTGTCGGATCAAAGGTAAATTTCGCACCAAAGGGATAAAAACAACGAATCCTGTCGCTGTTGGAGACTGGGTTCATTTTGAGGTGGAGCCGGATCAGGAAAGTGCCGTCATTCATGAATTAGAACCTCGCCGGAATTACATTATCCGGAAGTCCGTCAATCTCTCCAAGCAAACCCAAATTATAGGAGCAAATTTGGATCAGGCATTTTTGGTGGTTACCTTGGCCTCTCCACCGACTTCCTTGGGATTTATTGATCGTTTTTTAGTGACCACAGAAGCATATGGTATTCCGGCAGTAATAATATTCAATAAATTGGATCTATTCAGTGATGAAGGATTGGAGGTTTTGGCAGACTATAAGGCAATTTATACGAGTATCGGATATCCCTGCTTTGAGGTCTCGGCCTTAACGCGGACAAATATCGACGTGGTCAAGGAACTGCTTAAGGATAAAATAACATTAGTGTCAGGACATTCAGGAGTGGGTAAATCAACATTAATCAATGCGATTGTTCCAGCATATGGATTAAAGACCGGTGAAATCTCGGACTGGTCTGACAAGGGAAAGCATACGACCACTTTTGCAGAGATGTTCGATCTCCCTTTCGGGGGGAAGCTGATTGATACGCCAGGCATTCGTGAACTGGGCATTGTTGACATCGAGAAACAAGAATTATCTCATTTTTTTCCAGAGATGCGTGCTTTGATGAACCAGTGTCGATTTAATAATTGCAGACATATCAACGAACCTGGCTGTGTTATCATGGAAGCTGTGGAAGAAGGGCGGATCGAAAGTTCGCGCTACGATAGCTACCTCAGTATGTACCATAATGAAGATAGCAGAGCGTAA
- the polA gene encoding DNA polymerase I, translated as MKKLFLLDGMALIYRAYFALSKTPRITSNGLNTGAIMGFTNTLLDVLKNQQPSHIAVVFDTAAPTARHIEFEAYKAHRESMPEDLASSIPYINRLIEGFNIPIITMDGYEADDIIGTLAKKAEKQDFQVYCMTPDKDFGQLVSDNIFIYKPARMGNGAEVQGVKEILEKWEVSDVCQVIDILGLWGDAVDNIPGIPGIGEKTAKKLVQEYGSVEGIIANADQLKGKMRENVENFAEQGLISKKLATILLDVPIDLDEKSLELEDPNKEILEPLFAELEFRTLGKRVFGEDFSVLDRSPSTTGQMDLFSTTVTAVTTVDVTTQTTVDNTEVNNIHNTEHDYILVDTREKQKELAEKLSSLNSFCFDTETTGLDANLADIVGLSFSFENARAYYIPTPADREGAQAVIDIFKTVFENPNIEKVGQNIKYDILLLARYGVKVKGPLFDTMVAHYLIDPDTRHGMDLLAENYLNYSPVSITELIGEKGKKQGNMRDVEIEKIKEYAAEDADITLQLKNIFQPLLIETDTMELAQDVEFPLVYILAEIERNGVKIDVPALEEFSKTLEQDIKNLEGSIFEKAGVNFNIASPKQLGEVLFDKLQLDPKAKKTKTGQYKTGEDVLLALAHKSDIVQDILNFRQMQKLKSTYVDALPELINPETGLIHTSYNQAVAATGRLSSTNPNLQNIPIRTERGREVRKAFIPRSEEHVILSADYSQIELRLIAELSKDQNMMEAFSQGHDIHRATAAKVYHTEFDAVTSEQRRNAKAVNFGIIYGQSAFGLSQNLGISRKEASDIINEYFNQYTGIKRYMSDAIEFAKEKGYVETILKRRRYLRDINSANMTVRGFAERNAINAPIQGSAADLIKLAMIAIQNEIEQQGLSGKMIMQVHDELVFDIPKSEIQLFKEIIQDKMTNAIKTNVPLVVEIGEGKNWLEAH; from the coding sequence GTGAAAAAACTATTTCTTTTAGATGGAATGGCTCTTATATATAGAGCTTATTTTGCATTGAGCAAAACTCCCCGAATTACCTCAAATGGGTTAAATACAGGAGCAATCATGGGATTTACCAATACGCTTTTGGACGTATTGAAAAATCAGCAACCTTCTCATATAGCAGTAGTGTTTGACACCGCAGCTCCTACCGCCCGACATATTGAATTTGAAGCTTATAAAGCGCACCGTGAGTCTATGCCCGAGGACCTTGCGTCCTCTATTCCCTATATAAACCGATTAATCGAAGGCTTCAATATCCCGATTATTACAATGGATGGCTACGAGGCAGATGATATTATAGGGACTTTAGCAAAAAAAGCTGAAAAACAAGATTTTCAGGTCTATTGCATGACACCGGATAAAGATTTTGGCCAGCTCGTATCGGACAATATCTTTATCTACAAACCTGCCCGGATGGGTAACGGAGCAGAAGTACAAGGTGTCAAAGAGATTTTGGAAAAATGGGAAGTTTCTGATGTCTGTCAAGTCATCGATATCCTCGGACTTTGGGGTGACGCTGTAGACAATATACCGGGTATACCGGGCATCGGTGAGAAAACAGCAAAAAAACTTGTTCAAGAATACGGATCTGTCGAAGGTATTATTGCTAACGCAGATCAACTCAAAGGAAAAATGCGTGAAAACGTAGAAAATTTTGCTGAACAAGGACTTATCTCCAAAAAATTAGCTACCATTTTATTGGATGTACCAATTGACCTGGACGAAAAATCACTTGAACTGGAAGATCCAAACAAAGAAATTCTTGAACCACTATTTGCGGAACTAGAATTCAGAACACTTGGAAAGCGGGTTTTCGGCGAAGATTTCTCCGTGCTTGACAGAAGCCCCTCCACAACTGGCCAAATGGATTTATTTTCTACAACAGTAACTGCGGTGACAACAGTCGATGTCACTACGCAAACAACCGTTGATAATACTGAAGTAAATAATATCCATAATACGGAGCATGATTATATTTTGGTCGATACTCGAGAAAAACAAAAAGAGCTTGCCGAAAAGCTATCTTCTTTGAATAGTTTTTGTTTCGATACGGAAACGACAGGATTGGATGCTAATCTTGCGGACATTGTAGGTTTATCATTCTCCTTCGAAAATGCTAGGGCCTATTATATTCCCACTCCAGCAGACCGTGAAGGAGCGCAAGCTGTAATCGATATTTTTAAAACAGTATTTGAAAATCCGAACATCGAAAAAGTGGGACAAAATATTAAATATGATATTTTACTTTTGGCACGATACGGTGTAAAAGTAAAAGGGCCTCTTTTTGACACGATGGTTGCACATTATCTGATTGATCCAGATACCCGACATGGTATGGATCTCCTCGCAGAAAATTATCTTAATTATAGTCCAGTATCCATCACTGAACTGATAGGTGAAAAAGGCAAGAAACAAGGAAACATGCGCGATGTGGAGATTGAAAAAATAAAAGAATATGCAGCCGAAGACGCAGATATCACATTACAGTTAAAAAATATATTTCAACCTCTCCTTATCGAGACCGACACCATGGAACTCGCTCAGGATGTTGAATTCCCATTAGTATATATACTGGCTGAAATTGAACGAAATGGTGTAAAAATTGACGTTCCGGCACTTGAAGAATTTTCTAAAACTTTGGAGCAGGACATCAAAAACCTCGAAGGGTCTATTTTTGAGAAAGCAGGTGTAAATTTCAACATTGCTTCCCCAAAACAATTGGGTGAAGTTTTATTCGACAAACTCCAGTTGGATCCCAAAGCGAAAAAAACAAAAACGGGACAGTACAAAACTGGAGAAGATGTATTACTAGCGTTAGCGCATAAATCAGACATCGTTCAAGATATTTTAAACTTCAGGCAAATGCAAAAACTAAAATCAACTTACGTGGATGCACTGCCAGAGTTAATAAACCCGGAAACAGGATTAATTCACACATCTTACAATCAAGCTGTTGCTGCAACCGGACGTCTGAGTTCGACTAATCCAAATTTACAAAATATCCCGATACGTACCGAGAGAGGTAGAGAGGTAAGAAAAGCGTTTATTCCACGATCTGAAGAGCATGTGATTCTATCAGCCGATTATTCGCAAATTGAACTGCGCCTGATCGCCGAGTTAAGTAAAGATCAAAATATGATGGAGGCATTTAGTCAAGGTCATGATATCCACCGGGCAACAGCCGCAAAAGTATATCATACCGAATTTGATGCTGTTACTTCTGAACAAAGACGCAACGCTAAAGCCGTTAACTTCGGAATTATATATGGTCAATCGGCATTTGGTCTTTCCCAAAATCTTGGTATCTCACGCAAAGAAGCATCTGATATCATCAACGAGTATTTTAATCAATATACAGGCATAAAAAGGTATATGAGTGATGCGATCGAGTTTGCAAAAGAGAAGGGTTATGTTGAAACAATTTTAAAGCGAAGGCGTTATCTTAGAGATATCAATTCGGCAAATATGACGGTTCGTGGATTTGCGGAAAGAAATGCTATTAATGCACCTATCCAGGGCTCGGCCGCAGATTTGATTAAACTTGCCATGATTGCCATCCAAAATGAAATTGAGCAGCAAGGCTTATCGGGTAAAATGATCATGCAGGTACATGATGAATTGGTTTTTGACATACCTAAAAGCGAAATACAGCTTTTTAAGGAAATCATACAGGATAAAATGACCAATGCAATCAAAACAAATGTACCTTTGGTTGTAGAAATTGGAGAGGGCAAAAATTGGCTCGAAGCGCATTAA
- a CDS encoding YfhO family protein, which produces MPTYWGDKRFTSGPWYFGAGIFFLFVLGLVIVKDRFKWWILATTILALLLSFGRNFTLVSDLFFDYFPMYNKFRAVESILVLVSITVPMMAIMAVNELLIRAKEIPNLDKKVLYTFIGVGGFCLLIAIMPDLFLNFRNAGHSNLIEMLEHNIGDKAFATELANQLVLDRKDIASKDAYRSFFIILLTFGFVWVFLKKKLSEGILLGALLVLFLFDLWSIDKRFLNDKSFMGKGTTAQQVFQQREVDQLILMDKDLSYRVLDLTSDPFSDARPSYFHKSLGGYHAAKLMRFQEILENQFNGALNEDVLDMFNVRYLITTDPQNQSQRIVRRSTAAGNAWFVDKVNFVKGNAEEMQAISSFDPRKEAFVNQQYQNEIKAKTSSASTTGQIKLTSYHPDKMQYEYTAANDAFAVFSEVFYDKGWKAYVDGKETPIIRADYILRALQLPAGNHKVEFIFDPESHKMGNLLTLISSFILVAGIGAAIYLTFKRNQKETAV; this is translated from the coding sequence ATGCCAACCTATTGGGGCGATAAGCGCTTTACCTCAGGGCCATGGTATTTTGGCGCTGGGATCTTTTTCCTATTTGTTTTAGGTCTCGTTATTGTCAAAGACCGGTTTAAGTGGTGGATTTTGGCAACAACCATTCTAGCATTGTTGCTTTCATTTGGAAGAAATTTTACACTCGTATCGGATCTTTTCTTTGATTACTTCCCGATGTATAATAAGTTTAGGGCGGTTGAATCCATCTTGGTTTTGGTTTCTATTACGGTGCCTATGATGGCAATTATGGCTGTCAACGAGCTTTTGATACGTGCGAAGGAAATCCCTAACTTAGATAAAAAAGTCCTGTATACCTTTATTGGAGTCGGTGGGTTCTGTTTGTTGATTGCTATTATGCCCGATCTATTTTTAAACTTTAGAAACGCCGGACATAGCAATCTAATTGAGATGTTAGAGCATAATATAGGCGATAAAGCCTTTGCAACAGAATTAGCAAACCAGTTAGTGCTAGACCGCAAAGATATTGCGAGCAAAGATGCCTATCGTTCTTTTTTCATTATCCTATTAACATTCGGTTTTGTATGGGTATTTCTAAAGAAAAAGTTAAGCGAGGGGATATTATTAGGGGCATTATTGGTGTTGTTCCTGTTTGATTTATGGAGTATTGATAAACGTTTCTTAAATGATAAATCGTTTATGGGTAAAGGAACTACTGCACAACAGGTATTCCAACAACGTGAGGTAGATCAATTGATATTAATGGATAAAGATTTAAGTTATCGCGTACTTGATCTGACGTCTGATCCATTTTCGGATGCGCGACCCTCTTATTTCCATAAATCGCTGGGGGGATATCATGCTGCAAAATTGATGCGCTTTCAGGAAATTTTAGAAAATCAATTTAATGGGGCTCTGAATGAAGATGTTTTAGATATGTTTAACGTACGTTATTTGATTACGACAGATCCTCAGAATCAGTCCCAACGTATCGTTAGAAGAAGCACAGCAGCAGGAAATGCATGGTTTGTCGATAAGGTAAATTTTGTAAAAGGGAATGCAGAGGAAATGCAGGCAATCAGTTCTTTTGATCCCCGTAAAGAGGCTTTCGTCAATCAACAATATCAGAATGAAATTAAAGCGAAGACTTCGAGTGCTTCAACAACTGGGCAGATTAAACTAACGTCTTACCATCCAGATAAAATGCAATATGAATATACTGCAGCAAATGATGCATTTGCTGTCTTTTCGGAAGTATTTTATGATAAAGGGTGGAAAGCATATGTGGATGGGAAGGAAACGCCTATCATTCGTGCAGACTATATCCTGAGAGCCTTACAGTTGCCGGCAGGTAATCATAAAGTTGAATTCATCTTTGATCCAGAGTCGCACAAAATGGGGAATCTATTGACTTTGATCTCCTCCTTCATTCTTGTTGCAGGAATAGGAGCAGCGATTTATCTCACGTTTAAACGAAATCAAAAGGAAACAGCGGTTTAA
- a CDS encoding phosphatidylserine decarboxylase family protein: MKFHKEGYTTLAIAVLFIFIINAVADYYDASQYVKWFIYALSAFLFITVVQFFRSPKKVFNPEDGIILCPADGKVVVIEETEENEYFHDKRIQVSIFMSPVNVHVNRNPISGLVTFFKYHPGKFLVAWHPKSSTDNERTTVVVKDKAGREVLFRQIAGALARRIVWYIKEKDEVVQGNEFGFIKFGSRVDLFLPLGTEINVNIGDKVTGAKTIIGKF, from the coding sequence ATGAAATTTCATAAAGAAGGATACACCACATTAGCAATCGCTGTACTTTTTATCTTTATTATCAATGCAGTTGCGGATTATTATGATGCTTCGCAATATGTCAAATGGTTTATTTATGCGCTATCAGCATTCCTGTTTATTACAGTTGTTCAGTTCTTCAGAAGTCCTAAAAAAGTGTTCAATCCTGAAGATGGCATAATTCTTTGTCCGGCTGACGGGAAAGTTGTTGTTATCGAAGAAACTGAAGAAAATGAATATTTCCACGATAAACGTATTCAGGTTTCGATTTTTATGTCGCCAGTTAATGTACATGTCAACAGAAATCCTATTAGTGGTTTGGTTACTTTCTTTAAATATCATCCTGGAAAATTTTTAGTGGCCTGGCATCCCAAATCATCCACAGATAACGAAAGAACGACGGTCGTTGTCAAAGATAAAGCAGGGAGAGAGGTTCTTTTCCGTCAAATTGCAGGAGCCCTGGCGCGCCGTATTGTATGGTATATAAAAGAAAAGGACGAAGTGGTGCAAGGTAATGAGTTTGGTTTTATCAAATTTGGTTCCCGCGTAGATTTATTCCTGCCGTTAGGTACTGAAATTAATGTCAACATTGGTGACAAAGTTACAGGAGCAAAAACCATTATCGGAAAATTTTAA
- a CDS encoding TrkH family potassium uptake protein has product MIDSILSFIRFVFKYKNGLVDKVMFYASMMCAAIVLFNVGYVTDKVLGELLGTMIHHLFFILFFMIALRESSSIYALRKIAVEHYSGIVILAYFIFILIARFSGFGALAVFSREQWIYLGIYLIFIAELSKSTLFFDNFYFNPTILFVISFLVLILIGTVLLMLPRTTMEAPLSFVDALFMATSAVCITGLSVADISTNFSMFGQTVVIVLIQVGGLGIMTFTGFFGYFFSGGFSYKNQLMFGEILGESKVASVIKTLLTMIFITLLFEFLGAILIFSTLDRANFPNLGSMVFFSTFHSISSFCNAGFSILSGGITNDAYKFNYPFQLALSALFILGGLGFGIVLNFYTYIKESILLYYHRWVTKKSYKHKAWNFSFNSKLVLACNAVIIVAATLFFYFLEHGNTLSLEKGLEGEWATSFFMANAARSAGYNSVDLSFVTAPTVFIIMVLMWVGASPGSTGGGVKVTTVAVSLMNIISLAKGKEYIEIFKRRIANESVHKAFAIILLSLFVVGCSCFSLIFTDPDKSMKALLFEALSAYTTCGLSLGITASLSMGGKLIIAITMLIGRVGMLTLLVAFIKNSKRRNIVFPEEKILF; this is encoded by the coding sequence ATGATAGATTCGATTTTAAGTTTTATTCGATTTGTTTTCAAGTACAAAAATGGCCTTGTGGACAAAGTCATGTTTTATGCAAGCATGATGTGCGCTGCGATAGTCCTCTTTAATGTGGGATATGTCACGGACAAAGTGCTCGGGGAGTTGCTGGGTACAATGATCCATCATCTTTTTTTTATCCTCTTTTTTATGATTGCGCTGCGCGAATCGTCCTCCATTTATGCGCTTCGAAAAATTGCCGTGGAGCATTATTCGGGAATAGTTATCCTCGCTTATTTTATATTTATTCTTATCGCACGTTTTTCGGGATTTGGAGCGCTCGCAGTATTTTCCAGGGAACAATGGATCTATTTGGGCATCTACTTAATTTTCATTGCCGAACTGTCGAAAAGTACCCTTTTCTTTGATAATTTTTATTTTAATCCAACCATACTGTTTGTCATAAGTTTCCTGGTGCTAATCTTAATTGGAACAGTACTGCTGATGTTGCCAAGGACCACGATGGAAGCTCCGCTGTCCTTCGTCGACGCATTGTTTATGGCGACGAGTGCCGTATGTATCACAGGTCTGTCCGTTGCCGACATTTCAACTAATTTTAGTATGTTCGGGCAGACAGTGGTGATTGTTCTAATACAGGTGGGCGGATTGGGCATTATGACCTTCACAGGCTTTTTTGGCTATTTTTTTTCCGGGGGATTTTCCTATAAGAACCAGTTGATGTTTGGTGAAATCTTAGGCGAAAGTAAGGTTGCCTCGGTGATTAAGACATTACTCACAATGATCTTTATCACATTATTGTTCGAGTTTCTTGGGGCAATACTCATCTTCAGTACTTTAGATCGTGCAAATTTTCCAAATTTGGGAAGTATGGTTTTCTTCTCTACCTTTCATTCCATATCTTCTTTCTGCAATGCTGGTTTTTCAATTCTATCAGGAGGAATTACCAATGATGCCTATAAATTTAACTACCCTTTTCAATTGGCTTTGTCCGCATTGTTTATTCTTGGCGGACTGGGCTTCGGAATTGTATTAAATTTTTACACCTATATCAAAGAGTCCATCCTGCTTTATTATCATCGCTGGGTGACAAAGAAAAGCTATAAACACAAAGCCTGGAATTTTAGTTTCAATTCTAAGTTGGTCTTAGCATGTAACGCGGTTATTATTGTAGCAGCGACTTTATTCTTTTATTTTTTGGAACATGGAAACACACTTTCTCTCGAAAAGGGGCTTGAAGGCGAATGGGCGACTTCTTTTTTTATGGCTAATGCAGCACGCTCAGCAGGATACAATAGTGTCGACCTGAGTTTTGTGACTGCCCCTACTGTTTTTATCATTATGGTTTTAATGTGGGTGGGAGCTTCTCCGGGATCGACGGGAGGTGGGGTGAAAGTAACAACAGTGGCCGTGTCACTGATGAATATTATATCGTTGGCTAAAGGAAAGGAATACATCGAGATTTTCAAAAGACGGATAGCCAATGAATCTGTTCATAAAGCATTTGCAATTATCCTGCTTTCCCTGTTTGTTGTCGGATGTAGCTGCTTCTCTTTGATTTTTACGGATCCGGATAAGAGTATGAAAGCATTACTGTTTGAGGCGCTATCGGCCTATACTACCTGTGGGTTAAGTTTAGGAATCACAGCATCATTAAGTATGGGTGGTAAATTAATTATCGCTATAACTATGCTCATTGGACGGGTGGGAATGCTAACCTTGTTGGTCGCGTTCATTAAAAATTCAAAGCGGAGAAATATTGTATTTCCGGAAGAAAAGATCTTGTTTTAA
- a CDS encoding YbjQ family protein, which produces MLLTTTSTIEGHQIERYLGIVSSEVVLGANAIKDMMAGFRDFFGGRSNSYERAFQETREAALRELEDRARALGADAVVGVRLDFQTVGTGGMMMVGATGTAVKMRS; this is translated from the coding sequence ATGTTATTGACAACAACAAGTACTATCGAAGGGCACCAAATTGAACGTTATCTGGGAATTGTCTCTTCCGAAGTAGTTTTAGGTGCTAATGCGATAAAAGACATGATGGCCGGATTTCGTGATTTTTTTGGTGGCAGATCCAATTCGTATGAACGCGCTTTTCAAGAGACCCGAGAAGCGGCGCTACGTGAGCTTGAAGACCGGGCACGCGCGTTGGGGGCAGATGCTGTTGTTGGAGTGCGACTGGATTTTCAAACAGTTGGAACAGGGGGCATGATGATGGTAGGAGCCACTGGGACAGCTGTTAAAATGCGATCTTAA
- a CDS encoding potassium channel family protein: MKYIVLGLGHFGRSLGVHLTELGHEVIGADRKLSIVEQLKDKITHTVCLDTTDREAVSSLPLKDAHAVIVAIGEDEGASLMTVALLKQLKVKRIIGAYCFRASKNCSGGNGNQRVYYARRRSRRATSHAIG, translated from the coding sequence ATGAAGTATATTGTTTTAGGATTGGGACACTTTGGACGTTCTTTGGGGGTACACCTAACTGAACTTGGCCACGAGGTGATTGGAGCCGACCGAAAGCTCAGTATCGTCGAACAGTTAAAGGACAAGATAACACACACCGTTTGTTTAGATACAACCGATCGAGAAGCGGTTTCGTCATTACCGCTTAAAGATGCGCATGCTGTTATTGTAGCTATCGGAGAAGATGAAGGAGCATCGCTTATGACCGTAGCGCTCTTAAAGCAATTGAAAGTAAAAAGAATCATTGGGGCGTATTGTTTCAGAGCTTCAAAAAACTGTTCTGGAGGCAATGGAAATCAACGAGTATATTATGCCCGAAGAAGAAGCCGCCGAGCGACTAGCCATGCGATTGGATAA
- a CDS encoding sensor histidine kinase — MNFRQLLLANSAAVGVAISTISFYYKHELQTALIIFCVTVVTSFLLFNYLFEKYIYRRLNTMYKLIHNLKLGKDLKDAIGEHISEDPITDAENEVKAWAKDKKNEIEQLKSQEKFRREFLSNISHEFKTPLFATQGYIETLQDGLMEEDMEMAKNFLNKAARNLDRLNYLILDLDEISKLESGKMVLNIEKFDIVDLIKDTAESLEDKAKQHNIKIEFRPKAGTPHWVKADRNKIHQVLYNLIDNSLKYGKEGGTTKIKIFPLFEQVLIEITDDGYGIEEKNLSRVFERFFRTDKSRSRDIGGSGLGLAIVKHIVEAHQQNVNVRSTEGIGTTFGFTLQKVQAGN; from the coding sequence ATGAATTTTAGACAATTATTATTAGCAAACTCAGCAGCGGTTGGTGTTGCAATATCCACGATCAGCTTTTATTATAAACACGAGCTGCAGACAGCATTGATCATTTTCTGTGTTACAGTGGTAACGAGTTTTCTTCTATTTAACTATTTATTTGAGAAATATATATATCGCCGTCTCAACACGATGTATAAACTCATTCACAATCTCAAACTTGGCAAAGATCTTAAAGATGCCATCGGAGAACATATTAGCGAGGATCCTATTACAGATGCTGAAAACGAAGTGAAAGCATGGGCAAAAGATAAAAAAAATGAGATAGAACAATTAAAATCACAGGAAAAATTTCGAAGAGAGTTTCTATCCAACATTTCACATGAATTCAAAACACCACTCTTTGCTACACAGGGCTACATTGAGACACTGCAGGATGGCCTTATGGAAGAGGATATGGAAATGGCAAAAAATTTCCTCAACAAGGCTGCACGAAATCTTGATCGACTTAATTATCTAATTCTGGATCTTGATGAGATATCCAAATTGGAATCTGGCAAAATGGTCCTTAATATCGAGAAATTTGATATTGTCGACCTGATCAAAGACACCGCAGAATCCCTTGAAGACAAAGCCAAACAGCACAACATCAAAATCGAATTCAGACCCAAGGCCGGCACACCACACTGGGTGAAGGCAGACCGCAATAAAATACATCAGGTACTGTACAATCTGATAGACAACTCTTTGAAATATGGAAAAGAAGGCGGAACAACAAAAATTAAGATTTTTCCCTTATTTGAGCAGGTGCTTATCGAAATTACAGACGACGGCTATGGCATTGAGGAAAAAAATCTCAGCCGCGTGTTTGAACGTTTTTTCCGAACTGACAAAAGCCGATCACGCGATATAGGAGGATCTGGGCTAGGGTTAGCGATCGTTAAGCATATTGTTGAAGCACATCAACAAAATGTCAATGTGCGCAGTACAGAAGGTATCGGAACCACTTTTGGTTTCACGTTACAAAAAGTACAAGCTGGAAACTAA